In Mycobacterium sp. JS623, one genomic interval encodes:
- a CDS encoding DUF808 domain-containing protein yields MSAGLFGLLDDVAALARLAAASVDDIGAAAGRATANAAGVVIDDTAVTPQYVHGITAERELPMIKRIAIGSLRNKLLFILPAALLLSQFVPWLLTPILMIGATYLCYEGAEKAWGYLRGHDSHGAPTSTAGQDAEKQMTAGAIRTDFILSAEIMVIALNEVADQSFWPRLIILVVVAIVITVAVYGVVGAIVKMDDIGLNLAQRESRFAQRVGRGLVAAMPKVLSTLSAVGTVAMLWVGGHILLQGTDTLGWHAPYGLIHHAEEFVHHAVQGVGALLAWLLNTAVSAVVGLVVGAVVVAIVHVLPVGKKIDH; encoded by the coding sequence ATGAGCGCTGGCCTGTTCGGTCTTCTTGATGACGTCGCAGCTCTGGCCCGGCTGGCGGCCGCCTCGGTCGACGACATCGGCGCCGCCGCTGGACGCGCGACAGCCAACGCTGCGGGTGTCGTGATCGACGACACCGCGGTGACGCCTCAATACGTGCACGGGATCACCGCCGAGCGCGAACTGCCGATGATCAAGCGGATCGCGATCGGGTCACTGCGCAACAAGCTGCTGTTCATCCTGCCCGCGGCGCTGCTGTTGAGCCAGTTCGTGCCGTGGCTGCTGACCCCGATCCTGATGATCGGTGCGACCTACCTGTGCTACGAAGGGGCCGAAAAGGCATGGGGATACCTGCGGGGGCATGACAGCCACGGCGCACCCACTTCGACTGCCGGGCAGGACGCCGAGAAGCAGATGACGGCCGGGGCGATCCGAACCGATTTCATCCTGTCCGCCGAGATTATGGTCATCGCATTGAATGAGGTTGCCGACCAGTCGTTTTGGCCGCGGCTGATCATCTTGGTGGTCGTCGCGATCGTGATCACCGTCGCGGTGTACGGCGTGGTCGGCGCCATTGTGAAGATGGACGACATCGGGCTGAACCTCGCGCAGCGTGAGTCACGCTTCGCGCAGCGGGTCGGCCGCGGCCTCGTCGCCGCGATGCCCAAAGTGCTGTCCACGCTTTCGGCCGTCGGCACCGTCGCGATGCTCTGGGTCGGCGGCCACATTCTGCTGCAGGGCACGGACACGCTGGGCTGGCACGCACCGTACGGCCTTATCCACCACGCCGAAGAATTCGTCCATCACGCCGTGCAGGGCGTCGGCGCCTTACTGGCCTGGCTGCTCAACACCGCGGTGTCAGCGGTGGTCGGCTTGGTCGTCGGAGCCGTCGTTGTCGCGATCGTGCACGTGCTGCCGGTTGGCAAGAAAATCGACCACTGA
- a CDS encoding rubredoxin, translating into MTAYQCPGCDYVYDEAKGAPREGFPAGTAWSDMPEDWCCPDCAVREKVDFRTV; encoded by the coding sequence ATGACCGCGTACCAATGCCCCGGCTGCGACTACGTCTACGACGAGGCGAAAGGTGCTCCGCGAGAAGGGTTTCCAGCGGGCACGGCGTGGAGCGATATGCCCGAAGACTGGTGCTGCCCCGATTGCGCGGTGCGCGAAAAGGTCGACTTCCGAACCGTTTAG
- a CDS encoding amino acid permease, giving the protein MAGLRLAWRTKSVEQSIDDTDDPETKLRKDLTWWDLIVFGVSVVIGAGIFTITASTAGDIAGPSISVSFVIAAVTCGLAALCYAEFASTVPVAGSAYTFSYASFGELIAWIIGWDLVLEFAVGAAVVAKGWSTYLGEVFGFSGGTTEIGDFTLDWGALLIVAIVSALLAMGTKLSSNVSAVITLIKVSVVVLVIVVGSLYIKSANYAPFVPPTESGGGGGSGEQSLFSMLSGAGSSHYGWYGVLAGASIVFFAFIGFDVVATTAEETKNPQRDVPRGIIGTLAIVTVLYVAVAVVLTGMVKYTELKKAGEDANLATAFTANGVTWAAKVISIGALAGLTTVVMVLMLGQVRVLFAMSRDRLSPHQLAKTGTHGTPVRLTVLVGVLVALAASVFPMSKLEEMVNVGTLFAFVLVSAGVIVLRRTRPDLRRAFRAPWVPWLPIAAIIACLWLMLNLTALTWIRFLVWMAIGLVIYASYGRRHSAVANREAALSQ; this is encoded by the coding sequence ATGGCTGGGTTGCGGTTGGCATGGCGAACGAAGTCCGTCGAGCAGTCGATCGACGACACCGACGATCCGGAGACGAAGCTCCGCAAGGATCTGACCTGGTGGGACTTGATCGTCTTCGGGGTCTCGGTGGTGATCGGTGCCGGCATCTTCACCATCACTGCGTCCACGGCGGGCGACATCGCAGGACCGTCGATCTCGGTGTCGTTCGTCATCGCCGCCGTTACCTGCGGGTTGGCGGCGCTGTGCTACGCCGAGTTCGCATCGACGGTGCCCGTCGCGGGCAGCGCCTACACGTTTTCGTATGCCAGCTTCGGCGAGCTGATCGCCTGGATCATCGGCTGGGACCTGGTGCTGGAGTTCGCCGTCGGGGCGGCGGTCGTCGCTAAGGGCTGGTCCACTTACCTGGGCGAGGTATTCGGATTCTCCGGGGGGACAACCGAAATCGGTGATTTCACGCTGGACTGGGGTGCGCTGCTGATCGTCGCGATTGTGAGCGCTCTGCTGGCGATGGGGACGAAGCTGTCGTCCAACGTCAGCGCCGTCATCACGCTCATCAAGGTGAGCGTGGTGGTCCTGGTGATCGTCGTCGGCTCCCTCTACATCAAGTCCGCGAATTACGCGCCGTTCGTGCCGCCCACCGAATCCGGTGGGGGAGGTGGTTCGGGTGAACAGTCGTTGTTCTCGATGCTGAGCGGCGCGGGCAGCAGCCACTATGGCTGGTATGGGGTGCTGGCAGGCGCTTCGATCGTGTTTTTCGCGTTCATCGGCTTCGACGTCGTCGCGACGACCGCCGAAGAAACCAAAAACCCGCAGCGCGACGTCCCGCGAGGCATCATCGGCACGCTGGCAATCGTGACCGTCCTCTACGTCGCAGTCGCTGTAGTGCTCACCGGCATGGTGAAGTACACCGAGCTGAAGAAGGCCGGTGAGGATGCCAACCTGGCGACCGCGTTCACCGCGAACGGCGTGACGTGGGCGGCCAAGGTCATCTCCATCGGCGCGTTGGCGGGCCTGACGACGGTCGTCATGGTGTTGATGCTTGGCCAGGTCAGGGTGTTGTTCGCGATGTCGCGGGACCGGCTCTCGCCGCACCAGCTGGCGAAGACCGGTACACACGGCACACCGGTTCGACTGACTGTTCTGGTCGGCGTGCTGGTTGCCCTGGCCGCGTCGGTGTTTCCGATGTCGAAGCTGGAGGAGATGGTCAACGTCGGCACACTCTTCGCGTTCGTGTTGGTGTCGGCGGGTGTGATTGTGCTTCGGCGGACGCGTCCGGATCTGCGTCGCGCATTCCGCGCGCCGTGGGTGCCGTGGTTGCCGATCGCGGCCATCATCGCCTGCCTGTGGCTGATGTTGAACCTGACCGCGCTCACCTGGATTCGATTCCTGGTGTGGATGGCCATCGGTCTGGTGATCTACGCGTCCTACGGGCGTCGGCACTCGGCTGTCGCCAACCGGGAGGCGGCACTTTCTCAGTGA
- a CDS encoding NAD(P)/FAD-dependent oxidoreductase, with translation MGRTAEHAIVIGASIAGLCAARVLSDVYKQVTVYERDDLPEGPAHRSAVPQDRHVHLLMARGAQEFETHFPGLLDGMVADGVSILENRPDCIHFGAAGHVLGTHHRLQDEFTAYVPSRKHLEWQIRRRVAAIPNVDIVHAAVKEPRFDTARQTVTGVLLDSGDAVDADLVVDAAGRGTRLPTWLAQWGFERPREDVVHVGIGYATHQVRIPDGLIAEKVIVAGASREQPLGLGMLHYEDGTWGLTTFGVGRVEPPHDYAGMCALADEIVPAHVSAALRQGEPIGDVALHKYPASRWRRYDKLDRFPAGIIPFGDAVVSFNPTFGQGMTMTSLQTGHLRRILQTPGVDLASEFNRAAAKTTFPVWTMNAIGDLVLHRATGPTPWWYRPVGALFDQFLGAAETDPVLAEWFLRRFSLLDSLYMVPSARLIGRTVRHNMRLWLAETRRRPAVAPATSAVG, from the coding sequence ATGGGGCGGACTGCCGAGCACGCGATCGTCATCGGGGCCAGCATCGCCGGCCTGTGCGCTGCGCGGGTGCTCTCGGATGTCTACAAGCAGGTCACGGTCTACGAACGTGACGACCTGCCCGAGGGACCGGCCCACCGGTCCGCGGTGCCTCAGGACAGACACGTGCACCTGCTGATGGCCCGCGGCGCCCAGGAGTTCGAGACTCACTTCCCCGGTCTGCTCGACGGGATGGTCGCCGACGGCGTATCGATCCTGGAAAACCGGCCGGACTGCATCCACTTCGGCGCGGCGGGCCATGTGCTCGGCACCCACCATCGGCTGCAGGACGAGTTCACCGCGTACGTGCCCAGCCGAAAGCACCTGGAATGGCAGATCCGACGCCGGGTTGCCGCGATCCCCAACGTCGACATCGTGCACGCCGCCGTCAAAGAACCCCGGTTCGACACCGCACGGCAAACAGTGACGGGAGTGCTGCTCGATTCCGGTGATGCGGTGGACGCCGACCTCGTCGTCGACGCGGCCGGCCGCGGGACCCGGTTGCCAACGTGGTTGGCGCAGTGGGGATTTGAGCGTCCACGCGAAGACGTCGTGCACGTCGGTATCGGCTACGCCACCCATCAAGTCCGCATCCCGGATGGGTTGATCGCCGAAAAGGTCATCGTGGCCGGCGCGTCTCGCGAGCAACCACTGGGGCTCGGCATGCTGCATTACGAGGACGGCACGTGGGGGCTGACCACGTTCGGAGTCGGCAGGGTCGAGCCGCCGCACGACTACGCCGGCATGTGCGCACTCGCCGACGAGATCGTGCCCGCACATGTGTCGGCCGCACTTCGCCAGGGCGAACCGATCGGCGACGTGGCGTTGCACAAGTACCCCGCCAGCCGCTGGCGTCGCTACGACAAGCTCGACCGCTTCCCGGCGGGCATCATCCCGTTCGGTGACGCGGTCGTCAGCTTCAACCCGACCTTCGGTCAGGGCATGACGATGACGTCGCTGCAGACCGGGCATCTGCGCCGGATCCTGCAGACCCCGGGTGTCGACCTGGCCAGCGAGTTCAATCGGGCAGCCGCCAAGACAACGTTCCCCGTGTGGACGATGAACGCCATCGGCGACCTGGTGCTGCACAGGGCCACTGGGCCGACGCCGTGGTGGTATCGCCCTGTGGGTGCACTGTTCGACCAATTCCTGGGTGCCGCCGAAACCGATCCCGTTCTGGCCGAATGGTTTTTGCGTCGGTTCAGCCTGCTGGACAGCCTCTACATGGTGCCGTCCGCGCGGCTGATCGGTCGCACCGTCCGGCACAACATGCGACTGTGGCTGGCCGAGACGCGGCGTCGACCGGCCGTTGCGCCAGCAACCAGCGCAGTTGGCTGA
- a CDS encoding acyl-CoA dehydrogenase family protein, protein MTDTAVSERHAREVAEGARQPQWLQPSFGKELFLGRLRLDLVHPYPAGSAEDRERGEAFLAKLREFCESRVDAAVIERDAQIPDEVILGLKEIGALGMKIDTDYGGLGLSQVYYNRALALVCSAHSALAALLSAHQSIGVPQPISMFGSEEQKRKWLPRCTNEISAFLLTEPDVGSDPARLRTTATPDGDDYVLDGVKLWTTNGVISDLMVVMAKVPRSEDHPGGITAFVVEADTPGIVVENRNTFMGLRGIENGLTRLTNVRVPGENRIGEEGDGLRIALSTLNVGRLSLPATCSGVAKWCLSIARQWSTERVQWGKPVGEHDAVAGKVAFIAATAYGLESMVELASELVDAGHTDIRIEAALAKLYGSEMSWLIADELVQIRGGRGFETAESLAARGERGVPAEQVLRDARINRIFEGSTEIMHLLIAREAVDMHLSVAGDIIDPDADLRRKARATAKAGLFYARWLPTLVAGKGQLPTSFGEFGSLATHLRYVERASRRLARSTFYAMSRWQGKLEYKQRFLGRIVDIGAELFAMTAACVRTQRDGVDASAVGLADAFCRQARVRADQRFDELWRNSDDTDRSLARDVLGGQYTWLEEGILDKSIEGPWISQDGGVEKVDVHRFIRAAARRDVA, encoded by the coding sequence ATGACCGATACTGCAGTCAGCGAAAGACACGCCAGAGAGGTCGCCGAGGGGGCACGGCAGCCGCAGTGGCTTCAGCCCAGCTTCGGCAAGGAACTGTTCCTCGGGAGATTGCGGCTGGATCTGGTCCATCCATACCCCGCAGGCTCGGCAGAAGATAGGGAGCGGGGCGAGGCGTTCCTCGCGAAGTTGAGAGAGTTCTGCGAGTCGCGGGTCGACGCCGCGGTGATCGAACGCGATGCGCAGATCCCGGACGAGGTAATCCTCGGCCTCAAGGAAATCGGCGCGCTCGGCATGAAGATCGACACCGACTACGGCGGGCTCGGCTTGTCACAGGTCTACTACAACAGGGCTCTCGCACTGGTCTGCTCGGCGCACAGCGCGCTGGCCGCACTGCTCTCCGCGCACCAGTCGATCGGGGTACCGCAGCCGATCTCGATGTTCGGCAGCGAGGAGCAGAAGCGAAAGTGGCTGCCGCGCTGCACAAATGAGATCAGCGCGTTTCTGTTGACCGAACCGGATGTCGGCAGTGACCCGGCCCGGCTGCGCACCACCGCGACACCAGATGGCGACGACTATGTGCTCGACGGGGTGAAGCTGTGGACCACCAACGGAGTGATCTCCGACCTGATGGTCGTCATGGCCAAGGTGCCCCGCAGCGAGGACCATCCCGGCGGCATCACCGCATTCGTGGTGGAGGCCGATACCCCCGGCATCGTCGTCGAGAACCGCAACACATTCATGGGGCTACGTGGCATCGAAAACGGTCTCACCCGGCTGACCAACGTGCGGGTGCCCGGCGAAAACCGTATCGGTGAGGAAGGCGACGGACTGCGGATCGCGTTGTCCACGTTGAATGTCGGGCGGCTCTCACTGCCTGCGACATGCAGCGGAGTGGCGAAGTGGTGTTTGTCGATTGCCCGCCAGTGGTCGACCGAACGCGTGCAGTGGGGCAAGCCTGTCGGTGAGCACGACGCGGTGGCAGGCAAGGTGGCGTTCATCGCGGCCACCGCCTACGGGCTTGAGTCGATGGTGGAGCTGGCCAGCGAACTCGTCGACGCCGGCCACACCGACATTCGCATCGAGGCGGCCCTGGCCAAGCTCTACGGCTCCGAGATGTCTTGGCTGATCGCCGACGAGCTGGTGCAGATCCGCGGCGGTCGCGGCTTTGAGACGGCCGAGTCGCTGGCCGCCCGCGGCGAGCGCGGTGTGCCCGCAGAGCAGGTGCTGCGCGACGCGCGCATCAACCGGATCTTCGAGGGCTCAACAGAAATCATGCATCTGCTCATCGCGCGCGAGGCGGTCGATATGCATCTGAGTGTCGCCGGCGACATCATCGACCCCGACGCGGACCTCCGACGCAAGGCGCGGGCGACCGCGAAAGCCGGGCTGTTCTACGCTCGCTGGCTTCCGACCCTGGTTGCCGGAAAGGGGCAATTGCCAACATCATTCGGTGAGTTCGGGTCTCTCGCCACGCATCTGCGCTATGTCGAACGAGCCAGTCGCCGGCTGGCACGCAGCACGTTCTACGCGATGTCGCGGTGGCAGGGCAAGCTGGAATACAAGCAACGGTTTCTTGGCCGGATCGTCGACATCGGTGCCGAACTGTTCGCGATGACGGCTGCCTGCGTCCGCACCCAGCGGGACGGAGTGGACGCCTCGGCCGTCGGACTCGCCGACGCATTCTGCCGTCAGGCGCGAGTGCGGGCCGACCAACGGTTCGACGAACTGTGGCGCAATAGCGACGACACCGACCGCAGCCTGGCACGCGATGTGCTCGGCGGTCAGTACACCTGGCTCGAGGAAGGAATACTCGACAAGTCGATCGAAGGACCGTGGATCTCTCAGGACGGCGGTGTCGAAAAGGTCGATGTGCACCGGTTCATCCGGGCTGCCGCGCGCCGCGACGTAGCGTAA
- a CDS encoding class I SAM-dependent methyltransferase: MSESPYQSGEYLANNPDWHAEDSPFKAQWIADILVRNHVAPKHVVEVGTGSGEILVQLRDSFPAARLEGYDISPQAHAIAARKSADRLTFHHADYLTSDGPAPDVVMAIDVFEHVDDYMGFLRAMKSRAEWKVFHIPLDLSAQAVLRGKPFVTARESIGHLHYFTKDTALAVLADCGYEVVDWFYTHGAETLPHRSIRTKITNIPRRMIRAVNEDFGVRLLGGASIMVLAR, from the coding sequence ATGTCCGAGTCTCCGTATCAGAGTGGCGAGTACCTCGCGAACAACCCTGATTGGCACGCCGAAGATTCGCCGTTCAAGGCGCAGTGGATTGCCGACATTCTCGTCCGTAATCACGTCGCGCCCAAGCACGTCGTCGAAGTCGGCACCGGCTCCGGGGAGATCCTGGTTCAGCTGCGGGACAGCTTCCCTGCAGCGCGGCTGGAAGGCTACGACATTTCACCGCAGGCCCATGCCATCGCGGCTCGCAAGTCGGCCGACCGGTTGACCTTCCATCACGCGGACTACCTGACTTCCGACGGGCCGGCACCGGATGTCGTGATGGCGATCGACGTATTCGAGCACGTCGATGACTACATGGGCTTCCTGCGAGCGATGAAATCCCGCGCGGAGTGGAAGGTGTTCCACATCCCGCTTGATCTGTCCGCTCAGGCGGTGCTGCGCGGCAAACCGTTTGTAACCGCGCGGGAGTCCATCGGGCATCTGCACTATTTCACGAAAGACACCGCGCTTGCCGTGTTGGCCGACTGCGGCTACGAGGTTGTCGATTGGTTCTACACCCACGGAGCAGAAACCCTGCCGCACCGCTCGATTCGAACGAAGATCACGAACATTCCACGGCGGATGATCCGTGCGGTGAACGAGGATTTCGGGGTACGGCTGCTCGGCGGCGCATCGATAATGGTGCTGGCCCGTTGA
- a CDS encoding rubredoxin encodes MDYKLFICVQCGFEYDEAKGWPEDGIAPGTRWDDIPDDWSCPDCGAAKFDFEMVEVARS; translated from the coding sequence ATGGACTACAAGTTGTTCATCTGTGTGCAGTGCGGATTCGAGTACGACGAGGCAAAGGGCTGGCCAGAGGACGGCATCGCGCCAGGCACCCGCTGGGATGACATTCCAGACGACTGGAGCTGCCCGGACTGCGGCGCGGCGAAATTCGATTTCGAGATGGTGGAGGTTGCGCGCTCGTGA
- a CDS encoding phosphomannomutase/phosphoglucomutase, giving the protein MSRPAAAVHRVIKAYDVRGLVGEEIDEDFVADVGGAFARLVRDRASQVVIGHDMRASSPTLAAAFAEGVMAQGLDVVNIGLASTDQLYFASGLLDCPGAMFTASHNPAAYNGIKLCRAGAKPVGKDTGLTQISEDIIAGVPEFDGPRGTSSQRDVLAEYGEFLRSLVNLAELRTLRVAVDAGNGMGGHTTPAVLGLIPSITLLPLFFELDGTFPNHEANPLDPANLLDLQAFVLETGADIGLAFDGDADRCFVVDEKGHPVSPSAVTALVAARELNREIGATVIHNLITSRAVPELVAERGGTPVRSRVGHSYIKALMADTGAIFGGEHSAHYYFRDFWGADSGMLAALHVLAALGEQKRPLSDLMADYQRYEASGEINFTITDAEGCVDAVLKAFAARIHSIDHLDGVTVDLGDGSWFNLRMSNTEPLLRLNVEARTTEEIDEIVGLIAAQIASRSEAVT; this is encoded by the coding sequence ATGTCTCGGCCCGCCGCGGCTGTACACCGCGTCATCAAGGCGTATGACGTTCGCGGCTTGGTCGGCGAGGAAATCGATGAAGACTTCGTCGCCGACGTGGGCGGTGCGTTCGCACGGTTGGTGCGCGACCGTGCATCTCAAGTGGTGATCGGTCACGATATGCGGGCCAGCTCACCGACGCTGGCGGCCGCGTTCGCCGAAGGCGTGATGGCCCAAGGGCTCGATGTCGTGAACATCGGGCTGGCGTCGACCGACCAGCTGTACTTCGCCTCGGGGCTGCTGGATTGCCCGGGCGCGATGTTCACCGCCAGCCATAATCCCGCCGCTTACAACGGCATCAAGCTGTGTCGCGCCGGTGCGAAGCCGGTGGGCAAGGACACCGGGCTCACCCAGATCAGCGAGGACATCATCGCCGGGGTGCCGGAGTTCGACGGACCGCGCGGCACCAGTTCGCAGCGCGATGTGCTCGCCGAGTACGGCGAATTCCTAAGGTCGCTCGTCAATCTGGCGGAGCTGCGCACGCTGCGCGTCGCCGTCGACGCGGGCAACGGCATGGGCGGCCACACCACGCCGGCGGTGCTCGGCCTGATCCCGTCAATCACGCTGCTGCCGTTGTTTTTCGAATTGGACGGCACGTTCCCCAATCACGAGGCCAACCCGCTGGATCCGGCCAACCTGCTCGATCTGCAGGCGTTCGTTCTCGAGACCGGCGCCGATATCGGGTTGGCGTTCGATGGCGATGCCGACCGGTGTTTCGTGGTCGATGAAAAGGGGCATCCGGTTTCTCCGTCGGCGGTGACGGCATTGGTTGCTGCCCGGGAACTGAACAGAGAGATCGGCGCAACGGTGATCCACAACCTGATCACCTCCCGAGCGGTACCGGAACTGGTTGCCGAGCGGGGTGGCACGCCGGTGCGTTCGCGCGTCGGCCACTCCTACATCAAGGCGTTGATGGCTGACACCGGAGCCATTTTCGGTGGCGAACACTCCGCGCATTACTACTTCCGCGACTTCTGGGGCGCCGACTCCGGGATGCTGGCCGCGCTGCATGTCCTCGCCGCGCTCGGCGAGCAGAAGCGGCCGCTGTCGGATTTGATGGCGGACTACCAGCGCTACGAAGCCTCCGGCGAGATCAACTTCACCATCACCGATGCCGAAGGATGCGTCGATGCCGTGCTGAAGGCCTTCGCCGCCCGCATCCACTCGATCGATCATCTCGACGGCGTCACCGTCGACCTTGGCGATGGCAGCTGGTTCAACTTGCGAATGTCGAACACCGAGCCGTTGCTGCGACTCAACGTCGAAGCCCGCACCACCGAAGAGATCGACGAGATCGTCGGACTCATCGCGGCTCAAATCGCCTCGAGGAGTGAGGCAGTCACGTGA
- the manA gene encoding mannose-6-phosphate isomerase, class I — translation MHLLRGAVRTYAWGSRTAIADFTGRPSPTAHPEAELWFGAHPGDPAWLETDKGEVSLLDTLRTDPEGQLGAAVRGRFGDCLPFLVKVLAADEPLSLQAHPSAEQALEGFAREEKLGIPITAANRNYRDRSHKPELLVALGQFEALAGFRSAASTVELMRALAVSDLDPFVNLLSGQSDADGLRALFTTWITAPQPDLDVLVPAVIEGAIQYLRSGKKEFAAEAKTVLELGERYPGDAGVLASLLLNRISLKAGEAIYLPAGNLHAYLHGVGVEVMANSDNVLRGGLTPKHVDVPELLRVLDFTPATDDVIHPRITRDGTELVYNTPAPEFAVSVLCIDGENLDHEIDAPTNHDGPQILLCTEGSTVVHAKSTAVTLERGAAAWVAADDGPIRLVAQTPTKLFRATVGI, via the coding sequence GTGCACCTGCTACGGGGAGCGGTGCGGACCTATGCATGGGGTTCGCGAACCGCCATTGCCGATTTCACTGGACGGCCAAGTCCCACAGCGCATCCCGAAGCGGAGCTGTGGTTCGGCGCGCACCCGGGCGATCCGGCATGGCTGGAGACCGACAAGGGCGAGGTCTCGCTACTCGACACGCTGCGAACCGATCCCGAAGGCCAGCTGGGTGCTGCGGTGCGCGGCCGCTTCGGCGACTGCCTGCCGTTCCTGGTGAAAGTGCTTGCGGCCGACGAGCCGCTGTCGCTGCAGGCACACCCGAGCGCCGAGCAGGCGCTGGAAGGCTTCGCCCGCGAGGAGAAGCTTGGCATCCCCATCACGGCTGCCAATCGCAACTACCGCGACCGCAGTCATAAACCCGAATTGCTGGTCGCGCTAGGGCAATTCGAGGCGCTGGCCGGATTCCGATCGGCGGCCAGCACCGTCGAGTTGATGCGCGCGCTGGCGGTCAGCGACCTCGACCCGTTCGTCAACCTGCTGTCCGGTCAGTCCGACGCCGACGGCCTTCGCGCGTTGTTCACCACGTGGATCACCGCCCCGCAGCCCGATCTCGACGTGCTGGTGCCCGCAGTGATCGAGGGCGCCATTCAATACCTTCGGTCGGGCAAGAAGGAGTTCGCGGCCGAAGCCAAGACCGTGCTCGAGCTCGGCGAGCGCTACCCGGGGGACGCCGGTGTGCTGGCGTCGCTGCTGCTGAACCGGATCAGTCTCAAAGCGGGCGAAGCCATCTACCTGCCGGCGGGCAACTTGCACGCCTATCTGCACGGCGTCGGTGTCGAAGTGATGGCCAACTCCGACAACGTGCTACGCGGCGGGCTCACTCCCAAACACGTCGATGTGCCGGAGTTGCTGCGGGTGCTGGATTTCACGCCGGCCACCGACGATGTCATTCATCCCCGAATCACCAGGGACGGAACAGAACTCGTCTACAACACGCCTGCGCCTGAGTTCGCGGTCTCGGTGTTGTGCATCGACGGCGAGAACCTCGACCACGAAATCGACGCGCCGACAAACCACGACGGCCCGCAGATCCTGCTCTGCACAGAGGGATCGACCGTGGTGCACGCCAAGTCCACCGCGGTGACGCTGGAGCGTGGAGCCGCAGCATGGGTGGCGGCCGACGACGGGCCGATTCGGCTGGTCGCGCAGACGCCGACGAAGTTGTTCCGGGCGACCGTCGGGATCTAG
- a CDS encoding alkane 1-monooxygenase: protein MSDIEVAQWRDKKRYLWLMGLIAPTALFVMLPLVWAFNQWGWHATAQVPFWIGPILLYILLPALDLRFGPDGQNPPDEVMERLENDRYYRYCTYIYIPFQYASVILGAYLFTASDLSWLGFDGGLGWPAKIGLALSVGVLGGVGINTAHEMGHKKDELERWLSKITLAQTCYGHFYIEHNRGHHVRVATPEDPASARFGETFWEFLPRSVFGSLKSSWELEARRLRRAGKSPWHWSNDVLNAWAMSVVFYGALIAVFGVALIPYVVISAVFGFTLLETVNYLEHYGLLRQKTDSGRYERCAPVHSWNSDHIVTNLFLYHLQRHSDHHANPTRRYQTLRSMQGAPNLPSGYASMIGLTYFPPLWRRVMDHRVLEHYDGDITRVNVHPRMRDKVFDKYGDERSREEQRARA from the coding sequence ATGTCCGACATCGAGGTCGCCCAGTGGCGCGACAAGAAGCGCTACCTGTGGCTGATGGGTCTGATTGCACCGACGGCGCTGTTCGTGATGCTGCCGCTGGTGTGGGCGTTCAACCAGTGGGGTTGGCACGCGACGGCACAGGTGCCGTTCTGGATCGGGCCGATCCTGCTCTACATCCTGTTGCCTGCGCTGGATCTGCGCTTCGGCCCCGACGGCCAGAACCCGCCCGATGAGGTGATGGAGCGGCTGGAGAACGACAGGTACTACCGCTACTGCACCTACATCTACATCCCGTTCCAGTACGCCAGCGTGATCCTGGGTGCCTATCTGTTCACCGCGTCGGATCTGAGCTGGCTCGGCTTCGACGGCGGGCTGGGCTGGCCGGCCAAGATCGGTTTGGCGCTGTCGGTGGGTGTGCTCGGAGGGGTGGGCATCAACACCGCACACGAGATGGGCCATAAGAAGGACGAACTCGAACGCTGGCTGTCCAAGATCACGCTGGCGCAGACGTGCTACGGCCACTTCTACATCGAGCACAACCGCGGCCACCATGTCCGTGTTGCCACGCCAGAGGATCCCGCGTCGGCCCGTTTCGGCGAGACGTTCTGGGAGTTCTTGCCCCGCAGCGTGTTTGGCAGCTTGAAGTCGTCGTGGGAGCTGGAAGCCCGGCGGCTGCGTCGCGCTGGTAAGAGCCCGTGGCACTGGTCAAACGATGTGCTCAACGCGTGGGCGATGTCGGTGGTGTTCTACGGCGCGCTGATCGCGGTGTTCGGCGTCGCGCTCATCCCGTACGTCGTGATCTCCGCGGTCTTCGGCTTCACGCTGCTGGAGACGGTCAACTATCTCGAGCACTACGGCCTGCTGCGGCAGAAGACTGACAGCGGACGCTACGAGCGGTGCGCGCCGGTGCACAGTTGGAACTCCGATCACATCGTGACCAACCTGTTCCTGTATCACCTGCAGCGGCACAGTGATCACCATGCCAACCCGACCCGGCGCTACCAGACGCTGCGTAGCATGCAGGGTGCACCGAACCTGCCGAGTGGCTATGCGTCGATGATCGGGCTGACGTACTTCCCGCCGCTGTGGCGCCGCGTGATGGATCACCGGGTGCTCGAGCACTATGACGGCGACATCACCCGCGTGAACGTGCACCCGCGGATGCGCGACAAGGTTTTTGACAAGTACGGCGATGAGCGCTCGCGCGAAGAGCAGAGGGCTCGAGCATGA